In one Nicotiana tomentosiformis chromosome 6, ASM39032v3, whole genome shotgun sequence genomic region, the following are encoded:
- the LOC104119874 gene encoding protein CELLULOSE SYNTHASE INTERACTIVE 3 isoform X1, protein MSKFSFPELRDKKFSSSSQKSRESNETAEMDDPEKTLSRVTQLIDQLHVNQSSEHEKELTTARLLGIAKARKEARYLIGSHGQAMPLFLSILRNGTPLAKVNVASTLTVLCKDEDIRLKVLLGGCIPPLLSLLKSDSAEARKAAAEAIFTVSSSGVSDDHIGMSIFITEGVVPTLWEQLNPKQKQDKAVEGFLIGALRNLCGDKDGHWRTTLEAGGVDIIVRLLSSNSASTQSNAASLLARMMLAFSDSIPKVIDSGAIKALFSLLDQQNDVSVRASAAEALESLTSKSAKAKKAVVDSQGVPLLIGAVTSPSKERMKGEGGEKLQRHAIQALANICGGMSPLLLYLGELAQSPRLAAPVADIIGALAYALMVIERNAEQEPFVATKVENILAMLLKPRDNKLVQERLLEAMASLYGNAYLSKLVHQSDSKKALVGLTTMASGDALEYLILSLLRLCCDGVTVWEAIGKKEGIQLLISLLGLSSEQHQEYAVEMLAILTDQIDESKWAITAAGGIPPLVQLLEMGSQKAREDAAHIIHNLCCHSEDIRACVESAGAIQALLLLLKNGGSKGQEASARALIKLITAADSATTNQLLVLLLGDSPSSKVHVTKVLGHVLTLASHSDLVNKGAAANQGLMSLVQVLNSSNEKTQVYAASVLADVFSSRHDICNSLATDEVVNPCMKLLGSNSPAVATQSARALRALSHPSKAKSTNKMPYIAEGHIKTLIKLAKTASIDSAATAMAALANLLSDPETAAQALDEEVVSALTRVLGEGSSEGRRNAARALHQLLKRFPVENVFNGSAQCRFAVLAMVESLKEMNVDGTDAANALDVIALLARTSTDSTYRPCTALAEVPSSLEPLVHCLCEGSPLVQDKAIEILSRLCGDQPVSLGDLLVSKSRSIGALADRILNSCTLEVRVGGTALVICAAKEHKLQSMNALDASGYLKPLIYALVDMMKQNSTCSSLEIEVRTPRGFTERTPFGEGNEFEVPDPATVLGGTVALWLLSIISSFQVKNKSTVVEAGGLEALADKLARHSSNPQAEYEDAEGMWISALLLAILFQNANIISSPTTMRIIPSLALLLKSDEMIDRFFAAQAIASLVCHRNKGINLTVANSGTITGLISLIGHIEIEMPNLVALSEEFSLVRQPDQVSLEVLFEIEEARVGSAARRTIPLLVDLLKPLPDRPGAPPLAVRLLTQIADGSDANKSIMAEAGALDALAKYLSLSPQDLTEATISELLRIIFSNSDLIQYEAAVSCSVQLIAVLRLGSRSARLSAARALDELFDNENIRDSEASVQAIQPLADMLDAASESEQYAALSSLIKLTSGNESKAAVMADVNGNPLESLYKILSSSSPMELKSDAAELCFVLFGDPKIRALPIASECLEPLIMLMQSDVERAVESALCAFERLLEDEHLVELASAYELVDILVHLISRSNHRLIEASIFALIKLGKDRTPRKLDMVKAGIIENCLELLPTSSSSLCSTIAELFRVLTNSSAISRSPSAAKIVEPLFTVLQRSDFGLWGQHSALQTLVNILEKPQCLATLKLTPSQVIEPLISFLESPAQAIQQLGTELLSHLLAQEHFKQDITTKNAVVPLVQLAGIGILNLQQTAISALENISLSWPKEVADAGGIFELAKVIVQDDPQPPDTLWESAAMILCNVLRSNSDYYFKVPLVVLVKMLYSTADSTVTIALNALIVHEKTDLSSGELMAEAGAVDALLDLLRSHQFEEASAGLLEALFNNIRIRELKVSKYAIAPLSQYLLDPQTELQSGRLLAALSLGDLSQHEGLARASDSVSACRALISLLKDQPTEEMKMVAICALQNFVMHSRTNRRAVAEAGGILVVQELLLSPNSEIAGQAALLIRFLFSNHTLKDYASNELIRSLTAALEKEACATATTNEEILTSIYIIFSNFPKLQISEAATLCIPHLVAALKSGSEAAHDSVLTTLCLLKQSWSTMPIDVSKSQAMVAAEAIPILQMLIKTCPQGFHERADSLLHCLPGCLTVTIKRASNLRHVMGGTNAFCRLTIGNCPARQTKVVSRNTSPEWNEGFTWAFDIPPKGQKLQILCKSKTTFGKTTLGTVTIQIDKVVSEGIHSGVFSLSHDRDKDGSSQTLDVEITWSNRTSNESLK, encoded by the exons ATGTCAAAGTTTTCTTTCCCTGAATTAAGGGACAAGAAATTTTCATCCTCTTCTCAGAAGAGCAG GGAGTCCAATGAAACTGCAGAAATGGATGATCCGGAAAAGACACTGTCAAGGGTTACTCAACTTATTGATCAGCTGCATGTGAATCAATCATCCGAACACGAAAAAGAACTTACTACAGCACGTCTTCTAGGCATAGCCAAAGCAAGAAAAGAAGCACGATATCTTATTGGTTCACATGGCCAAGCAATGCCGCTGTTCTTATCAATTCTCAGAAATGGAACTCCTTTGGCAAAAGTCAATGTAGCTTCAACATTAACTGTATTGTGTAAAGATGAAGACATACGGTTGAAGGTGCTTCTAGGTGGATGTATTCCGCCTCTACTTTCACTTTTGAAGTCAGATTCAGCTGAAGCAAGGAAAGCAGCTGCAGAAGCAATTTTTACGGTGTCATCTAGTGGAGTTTCAGATGATCATATTGGCATGAGTATATTCATTACGGAAGGTGTTGTACCAACTTTGTGGGAGCAGCTGAATCCAAAACAGAAGCAGGACAAAGCAGTGGAAGGATTTCTTATTGGGGCTTTGAGAAATCTTTGTGGTGATAAAGATGGACACTGGAGGACAACACTTGAGGCTGGTGGAGTGGACATTATTGTTAGACTACTTTCGTCTAATAGTGCTTCCACTCAATCAAATGCAGCTTCTTTATTGGCCCGTATGATGCTGGCATTCAGTGATAGCATCCCAAAAGTAATTGATTCTGGAGCAATCAAAGCTCTCTTTAGCCTATTAGATCAGCAAAATGATGTTTCTGTACGTGCCAGCGCAGCTGAGGCTTTAGAAAGTCTTACTTCAAAATCAGCCAAAGCAAAGAAAGCTGTTGTTGACTCACAGGGTGTCCCATTACTTATAGGAGCCGTCACTTCCCCTTCTAAAGAAAGAATGAAAGGTGAGGGAGGAGAGAAACTCCAGCGGCATGCAATACAAGCTTTAGCCAATATATGTGGTGGAATGTCTCCTCTGTTACTATATCTGGGCGAGCTTGCGCAGTCCCCAAGGTTAGCTGCTCCAGTGGCTGATATAATTGGAGCACTCGCTTATGCTCTTATGGTCATTGAGCGCAATGCAGAACAAGAACCGTTTGTTGCGACAAAAGTTGAGAATATTCTTGCAATGCTCCTAAAGCCACGGGATAATAAGTTGGTTCAGGAACGTCTTCTTGAAGCTATGGCAAGCCTTTATGGCAATGCTTATCTTTCAAAACTGGTACACCAGTCAGATTCTAAGAAGGCTCTTGTTGGGCTCACAACAATGGCAAGTGGTGATGCACTAGAGTATTTAATACTATCCCTATTACGCTTATGCTGTGACGGAGTGACTGTTTGGGAAGCAATTGGAAAGAAGGAAGGAATTCAGTTACTGATATCACTGCTGGGGTTATCCAGTGAACAGCATCAAGAGTATGCTGTTGAAATGCTTGCAATCCTAACTGACCAAATTGACGAGAGCAAGTGGGCAATCACTGCTGCTGGTGGGATTCCACCACTGGTCCAGTTACTAGAAATGGGGTCTCAGAAGGCTAGGGAAGACGCAGCACATATTATTCATAACCTATGCTGTCATAGTGAAGACATTCGTGCCTGTGTTGAAAGTGCTGGAGCTATACAGGCGTTATTATTGCTTCTCAAAAATGGCGGATCAAAGGGGCAAGAAGCATCAGCTAGGGCTTTAATAAAGCTAATCACAGCGGCTGATTCAGCTACCACTAATCAATTGTTAGTGTTGCTCCTAGGAGATTCACCAAGCTCAAAGGTCCATGTAACTAAGGTGTTAGGACATGTGCTTACCTTGGCATCTCACAGTGACCTTGTGAATAAAGGTGCTGCTGCTAACCAAGGGCTAATGTCGCTTGTCCAGGTTCTTAATTCCTCAAATGAAAAGACTCAAGTATATGCTGCCTCTGTCCTGGCAGATGTATTTAGCTCTCGACATGATATTTGTAATAGTCTAGCAACAGATGAAGTGGTTAATCCTTGCATGAAACTTCTGGGTAGCAATTCTCCAGCTGTTGCAACACAGTCAGCTCGAGCCTTGCGTGCTTTGTCCCATCCATCAAAAGCAAAATCTACAAACAAGATGCCTTATATTGCTGAAGGGCATATAAAAACATTAATCAAGCTGGCCAAAACAGCATCCATTGATTCTGCAGCTACCGCAATGGCTGCTTTAGCCAATCTGTTGTCTGATCCAGAGACAGCTGCGCAAGCACTGGATGAAGAGGTTGTTTCAGCTTTGACAAGAGTTTTAGGAGAAGGATCATCAGAAGGTAGGAGAAATGCGGCACGTGCCCTTCATCAGCTATTGAAGCGTTTTCCGGTGGAAAATGTATTCAACGGAAGTGCTCAATGTCGATTTGCTGTTCTTGCTATGGTGGAATCATTAAAGGAGATGAATGTTGATGGCACTGATGCTGCAAATGCTTTAGACGTTATTGCACTTTTGGCTAGGACAAGCACAGATTCCACTTACCGTCCATGCACTGCCCTTGCTGAAGTTCCATCTAGTTTAGAGCCTCTTGTACATTGCCTTTGTGAGGGATCTCCCCTTGTCCAAGATAAGGCAATAGAAATTCTATCAAGGCTTTGTGGAGATCAACCGGTTTCGCTGGGTGACCTGTTAGTATCAAAATCAAGGTCTATAGGTGCATTGGCTGATAGAATACTGAATTCTTGCACTTTAGAAGTAAGAGTGGGTGGAACCGCATTGGTCATTTGTGCTGCCAAGGAGCACAAACTTCAGTCAATGAATGCACTTGATGCATCTGGATACCTGAAACCTCTTATATATGCATTAGTTGACATGATGAAGCAGAACTCTACTTGTTCTTCCCTAGAAATTGAAGTCAGAACCCCTAGGGGCTTCACAGAAAGAACTCCATTTGGAGAAGGAAATGAGTTTGAGGTTCCTGACCCAGCAACAGTTTTGGGAGGTACGGTTGCCCTTTGGTTGCTCTCAATAATTTCATCATTTCAAGTCAAGAACAAATCCACTGTAGTGGAAGCTGGCGGACTTGAGGCCCTTGCTGACAAGCTTGCAAGACATAGTTCCAATCCACAG GCAGAGTATGAAGATGCAGAAGGCATGTGGATCAGTGCACTGCTATTAGCTATATTATTCCAGAATGCGAACATTATATCCTCTCCAACAACCATGCGCATTATACCTTCCCTTGCACTTCTTCTGAAATCAGATGAAATGATTGACCGATTTTTTGCTGCTCAGGCAATAGCCAGCCTTGTTTGTCATCGAAACAAGGGAATAAATCTTACTGTTGCAAATTCAGGTACAATCACCGGTCTAATAAGCTTGATTGGTCACATTGAAATTGAAATGCCAAATCTTGTTGCTCTATCTGAAGAATTTTCATTAGTAAGACAACCAGATCAGGTTTCTCTTGAAGTCCTCTTTGAAATTGAAGAAGCGAGAGTTGGTTCCGCTGCACGCAGAACCATCCCTTTATTGGTAGATCTGTTAAAACCACTTCCAGATAGACCAGGTGCGCCCCCATTAGCTGTTCGTCTCTTGACCCAAATTGCAGATGGTAGTGATGCAAATAAATCAATCATGGCGGAAGCTGGCGCACTGGATGCTCTAGCGAAGTACCTATCTTTGAGCCCTCAGGACTTGACTGAGGCAACTATCTCTGAACTACTGAGAATCATATTTAGCAATTCTGATCTTATTCAATATGAAGCAGCTGTTAGTTGCTCTGTTCAACTGATTGCTGTCCTACGTTTAGGGTCAAGGAGTGCAAGGCTGAGTGCTGCGAGGGCTTTAGATGAACTTTTTGATAATGAGAACATTAGAGATTCTgaagcatctgttcaagcaattCAGCCTTTGGCTGACATGCTTGATGCTGCATCAGAAAGTGAACAATATGCTGCTCTTAGTTCCTTGATCAAGTTGACTTCAGGAAATGAATCAAAGGCAGCAGTGATGGCTGATGTAAATGGGAATCCTCTTGAGAGTTTATACAAAATTCTGTCTTCGTCTTCTCCAATGGAATTGAAAAGTGATGCTGCTGAATTATGTTTTGTACTTTTTGGTGATCCAAAAATCAGAGCATTGCCTATTGCTTCTGAATGCTTAGAGCCCCTTATAATGCTTATGCAATCAGATGTAGAAAGAGCAGTGGAATCAGCTCTTTGTGCTTTTGAGAGGTTGTTGGAAGATGAGCATCTGGTGGAGCTTGCATCAGCTTATGAGCTTGTTGATATTCTGGTTCATCTGATTTCTAGATCAAACCATCGGCTCATTGAAGCGAGTATTTTTGCACTTATTAAGCTGGGAAAAGACCGAACTCCGCGCAAGTTGGATATGGTGAAAGCAGGAATAATTGAAAATTGTCTTGAGCTACTCCCTACTTCATCCAGTTCCTTGTGCTCCACAATTGCAGAACTCTTCCGTGTCTTGACAAATAGTAGTGCTATCTCGAGAAGTCCATCTGCTGCAAAAATCGTAGAACCTCTCTTTACGGTTTTGCAGCGGTCGGATTTTGGATTGTGGGGACAGCACAGCGCTTTGCAAACTCTAGTAAATATTCTAGAGAAGCCACAATGTCTTGCAACTCTAAAACTTACTCCTAGCCAGGTCATTGAGCCTCTGATTTCCTTTCTTGAATCCCCAGCTCAAGCCATCCAGCAACTTGGGACTGAATTGCTATCCCATCTCCTTGCCCAAGAGCATTTTAAGCAAGATATAACAACAAAAAATGCAGTAGTGCCCCTTGTGCAGCTCGCAGGCATTGGCATTTTGAATTTACAGCAGACAGCAATTAGTGCTTTGGAAAATATCTCATTAAGCTGGCCAAAGGAAGTTGCTGATGCCGGTGGAATTTTTGAGCTTGCAAAGGTTATCGTTCAAGATGACCCCCAACCTCCTGATACATTATGGGAGTCAGCGGCTATGATTCTCTGCAATGTCCTACGGTCTAACTCTGATTACTACTTCAAGGTTCCCCTGGTGGTTCTTGTAAAGATGCTGTATTCAACAGCTGATAGCACTGTTACTATTGCACTTAATGCTCTGATAGTTCatgaaaaaactgatttatcaagTGGTGAACTCATGGCTGAAGCTGGTGCTGTTGATGCTCTTCTAGATCTGCTAAGATCTCACCAGTTTGAAGAAGCGTCAGCAGGACTGCTTGAAGCTCTATTCAACAACATCCGAATACGGGAATTGAAGGTATCTAAGTATGCAATAGCACCTCTGTCACAATATTTGCTAGATCCACAGACTGAATTGCAGTCCGGAAGGCTTCTTGCTGCTCTCTCACTTGGTGATCTCTCCCAGCATGAAGGACTTGCTAGAGCAAGTGATTCTGTCTCTGCCTGTCGAGCACTAATAAGTTTGCTTAAAGATCAACCAACGGAAGAAATGAAAATGGTGGCAATTTGTGCATTGCAAAATTTTGTCATGCACAGTCGAACCAACAGGAGAGCTGTCGCAGAAGCGGGTGGAATATTAGTAGTTCAAGAACTGCTTCTATCCCCTAATTCAGAAATTGCAGGGCAGGCAGCTCTGCTCATAAGATTTTTGTTCTCAAACCACACACTTAAGGACTATGCATCAAATGAACTTATCAGATCTTTGACAG CTGCGCTAGAGAAGGAAGCCTGTGCCACAGCAACTACGAATGAAGAGATCTTGACGAGCATTTAtattatattttctaattttcccAAGCTCCAAATTTCTGAAGCTGCAACCCTTTGTATCCCTCATCTGGTGGCAGCATTGAAATCTGGTAGTGAGGCTGCTCATGATTCAGTGTTGACCACATTATGCTTACTCAAACAATCCTGGTCAACCATGCCAATTGATGTGTCAAAATCTCAAGCAATGGTTGCAGCTGAAGCAATTCCCATCCTACAAATGCTGATAAAAACTTGCCCACAAGGTTTCCATGAAAGAGCAGACAGCCTGCTACATTGCTTACCAGGTTGTTTGACTGTCACCATTAAGCGCGCGAGCAATCTAAGACATGTCATGGGAGGAACAAATGCTTTTTGTCGATTGACTATTGGCAATTGTCCAGCACGACAAACCAAG GTTGTGAGTCGCAATACATCCCCCGAATGGAACGAAGGATTCACATGGGCCTTTGACATTCCACCGAAGGGACAAAAGTTGCAAATCTTGTGCAAAAGCAAAACTACTTTTGGAAAG ACTACGCTTGGCACTGTAACGATTCAAATTGATAAAGTTGTGAGTGAAGGCATACACAGTGGTGTTTTCAGCCTCAGCCATGATCGCGACAAGGATGGCTCCTCCCAAACTCTAGACGTCGAGATTACCTGGTCCAATAGGACATCTAATGAAAGTCTGAAGTGA